The Candidatus Zymogenus saltonus genomic interval AACCATATAATTGTATAACATAATCGGAGTCCTTTAGTGCCGGAATAAAAGTTTTCGTAGAGAGAGGGTGGTGTTGGTAAATTTTGAAAGGACTCTTAACTGTTTGGATAAAAAAAGAAAAAATTTCTAAAAAACCGTTTTTTTAGAACAGGAGGTGTGAGATGAAAGGCGGCAAGCACGTGATAATGGTGGTTGACGACGACCAGGACGTCCTCGACGGATTAAGGGCGATTCTGGAGTCCGGGGGATACAAAATGGTTGAGGCCAGCAGCGCCGAAGATGCGGCAAAGGTATTTGAGGACGAAAACCCTGACCTTCTTATCGTTGACATGATGATGGAGCAAATCGACTCCGGCCTGAATTTTGTAAAAATGGTCAGAGACAGCGGATCAAAGGCGCCGATGTACATGTTGA includes:
- a CDS encoding response regulator is translated as MKGGKHVIMVVDDDQDVLDGLRAILESGGYKMVEASSAEDAAKVFEDENPDLLIVDMMMEQIDSGLNFVKMVRDSGSKAPMYMLSSVGDELSKNISSSDLGVAGILQKPLDSEFILRVLEIQLH